The Bacillota bacterium genome window below encodes:
- the purL gene encoding phosphoribosylformylglycinamidine synthase subunit PurL — protein MTPEDILEAKAWRTLGLRDSEYQEIREVLGRLPNWVEVGMFSVLWSEHCGYKHSRPCLRDLPTEGPRVLVGPGENAGVVDIGDGLAVAFRIESHNHPIAVEPYQGAATGIGGIVRDILAVGARPVALLDSLRFGDPGQPRARYIFQGVVSGISGYGNCIGVPTVGGEVFFDDAYDRNPLCNVMCVGLVDSERVASARARGEGNAVVLVGALTGRDGLGGASFASEELGEDTEAKRPAVQVGDPFMEKLLIEACLEMLEKGAVSAIQDMGAAGITSSCAETAARGGLGMDIDVSRVPLREPGMTPFEIMLSESQERMLIIAEKGKEGVVEAIAMKWGLCSSTIGTLTGDGMLRVREKGEVVGEVPARALAEEAPTYTPEAKRPSYLDQVQGFDPEGLPVPADLTGVLLGLMESPNVASKEMVWTQYDHMVRTDTVGAPGGDAAVLRVKGTRKGLSLATDGNGRYTYLDPWTGGALAVAEAARNVACSGAIPVALTNCLNFPNPEKPEVYWQFCETVRGMGDACRALGIPVTGGNVSFYNETEGKPIYPTPIVGVLGLLEDIDARLPAGFQSEGDLIGLLGLNLGELGGSEYLRLVHDVVSGRPPRLDLELEGAVQAALAQASGLLRSAHDCSDGGLAVALAECCLLGRTGPVGATVNLKGSMRPDALLFGESASRVVISFSGQHLPALKAVFAQAGAPFTLLGQVAGARLVITGDGTLVDCTVGALEERWRNGLRWAVYS, from the coding sequence ATGACCCCCGAGGACATTCTCGAAGCCAAGGCCTGGAGAACCCTGGGGCTAAGAGACAGCGAGTACCAGGAGATCAGGGAAGTCCTCGGAAGGCTTCCCAACTGGGTAGAGGTGGGGATGTTCTCAGTGCTCTGGTCAGAGCACTGCGGTTACAAGCACTCCCGGCCATGCCTCAGGGACCTCCCCACTGAAGGGCCCCGGGTGCTGGTGGGGCCTGGTGAGAACGCAGGGGTCGTGGACATCGGTGATGGCCTGGCGGTGGCCTTCCGCATCGAATCCCACAACCACCCCATTGCCGTGGAGCCCTACCAGGGTGCGGCCACAGGCATAGGTGGCATCGTCCGGGACATCCTGGCAGTGGGGGCAAGGCCAGTGGCCCTCCTGGACTCCCTGAGGTTCGGCGACCCGGGACAGCCCCGGGCCCGCTACATCTTCCAGGGGGTAGTCTCGGGGATCTCCGGCTACGGGAACTGCATCGGTGTCCCCACCGTGGGCGGAGAGGTGTTTTTCGATGACGCCTACGATCGCAATCCCTTGTGCAACGTCATGTGCGTGGGCCTGGTGGACTCAGAGCGGGTTGCATCAGCCAGGGCACGGGGTGAGGGTAACGCCGTAGTACTTGTAGGCGCACTCACAGGCCGTGATGGGCTGGGAGGCGCCAGCTTCGCCTCCGAGGAACTCGGCGAGGACACCGAGGCAAAACGGCCTGCGGTTCAGGTTGGCGACCCCTTCATGGAGAAACTCCTCATCGAGGCGTGCCTGGAGATGCTGGAGAAGGGGGCCGTCTCGGCCATCCAGGACATGGGCGCAGCGGGCATTACCTCCTCCTGCGCGGAGACGGCGGCCCGCGGCGGCTTGGGCATGGATATTGATGTCTCCCGGGTCCCCCTGAGGGAGCCCGGCATGACACCATTTGAGATCATGCTCTCTGAGTCCCAGGAGCGAATGCTCATCATAGCGGAGAAAGGCAAGGAGGGCGTGGTAGAGGCGATAGCCATGAAGTGGGGGCTATGCAGCTCTACCATAGGCACCCTAACCGGGGACGGGATGCTCCGGGTGAGGGAAAAGGGTGAGGTGGTTGGCGAGGTTCCCGCCAGGGCCCTGGCCGAGGAGGCCCCCACGTACACGCCCGAGGCGAAGAGGCCTTCGTACCTCGACCAAGTCCAGGGGTTTGACCCTGAGGGGCTTCCCGTGCCCGCCGATCTCACTGGCGTGCTCCTGGGGCTCATGGAGTCCCCCAATGTGGCCTCCAAGGAGATGGTATGGACCCAGTACGACCACATGGTCAGGACAGACACCGTTGGTGCCCCTGGGGGCGATGCGGCGGTGTTGAGGGTCAAGGGGACGCGCAAGGGACTCAGCCTGGCCACGGACGGCAACGGCCGCTACACCTACCTGGATCCCTGGACCGGGGGTGCCCTGGCTGTGGCGGAGGCCGCCCGGAACGTTGCCTGTTCAGGGGCAATACCCGTAGCCCTGACCAATTGCCTGAACTTCCCCAACCCCGAAAAGCCGGAGGTCTACTGGCAGTTCTGCGAGACCGTCCGGGGAATGGGGGATGCCTGCCGGGCCCTGGGCATACCCGTGACCGGCGGGAACGTAAGCTTCTACAACGAGACTGAGGGCAAACCCATCTATCCCACCCCTATCGTGGGGGTCCTGGGGCTCCTGGAGGACATCGATGCCAGGCTCCCGGCGGGGTTCCAGTCCGAGGGAGACCTCATCGGCCTCCTGGGCCTGAACCTTGGAGAGCTGGGAGGCAGTGAGTACCTGCGCCTTGTCCATGACGTGGTCTCCGGCCGCCCCCCAAGGCTTGACCTCGAGCTGGAAGGGGCGGTGCAGGCGGCCCTGGCCCAAGCGTCAGGCCTCCTGCGATCGGCCCACGATTGCTCCGATGGGGGCTTGGCCGTGGCCCTGGCGGAGTGTTGCCTTCTCGGCCGGACGGGCCCGGTGGGAGCCACGGTGAACCTCAAGGGTTCCATGCGCCCGGACGCCCTCCTGTTTGGGGAATCCGCATCGAGGGTGGTCATTTCCTTTTCCGGGCAGCACCTGCCTGCCTTGAAGGCAGTCTTTGCCCAGGCGGGGGCACCGTTTACGCTGCTGGGCCAGGTGGCGGGGGCCCGCCTTGTGATAACCGGGGATGGCACACTGGTGGACTGCACCGTAGGTGCCCTGGAGGAAAGGTGGCGAAACGGACTTCGATGGGCGGT
- the purQ gene encoding phosphoribosylformylglycinamidine synthase subunit PurQ, translated as MLATFGVVVFPGSNCDSDCYHVIDQVARQPVRYVWHQEQHLGDLDCVILPGGFSYGDYLRTGAIARFSPVMKGVEDFAAGGGLVIGICNGFQVLLEAGLLPGAMLRNKSLRFQCHWSNIRVENANTPFTRAMDKGTVLRVPIAHYEGNYYAPPGTLRELEASGRIVFTYCDEKGEVTPESNPNGSARNIAGLVNETGNVLGMMPHPERCSEGVLGGRDGLGVFISIVRWVQEEVAS; from the coding sequence CTGTTGGCCACGTTTGGTGTGGTTGTCTTCCCAGGTTCAAACTGTGACAGTGACTGCTACCATGTGATAGACCAGGTCGCAAGACAGCCGGTAAGGTATGTCTGGCACCAGGAACAGCACCTGGGGGACTTGGATTGCGTGATACTGCCCGGGGGTTTCTCCTACGGTGACTACCTGCGCACTGGCGCCATTGCCCGGTTTAGCCCGGTCATGAAGGGCGTGGAGGATTTTGCCGCTGGCGGAGGGCTAGTCATCGGGATCTGCAACGGCTTCCAGGTTCTCCTGGAGGCGGGCCTGCTCCCCGGGGCCATGTTGAGGAACAAGAGCCTTCGTTTCCAGTGCCACTGGAGCAACATAAGGGTGGAGAACGCAAATACCCCCTTTACCCGGGCAATGGATAAGGGGACGGTCTTGAGGGTCCCCATTGCCCACTACGAGGGAAACTACTACGCTCCCCCCGGGACCCTTAGGGAACTTGAGGCATCGGGGAGGATCGTGTTCACCTACTGCGACGAAAAGGGCGAGGTCACCCCGGAATCCAACCCCAACGGGTCGGCCAGGAACATAGCTGGCCTTGTCAACGAAACCGGCAACGTCCTGGGGATGATGCCTCACCCTGAGCGCTGTTCCGAGGGCGTGCTCGGCGGCAGGGACGGCCTGGGTGTGTTCATCTCAATTGTCCGGTGGGTCCAGGAGGAGGTGGCTTCATGA
- the purS gene encoding phosphoribosylformylglycinamidine synthase subunit PurS produces the protein MRFLAHVRVMPKAEVADPQGNAVCHALNTLGYTGVGEVRAGKFMEVILEAKEQEEARTQVAEMCRKILSNPVIEEFSFEIRALEHRG, from the coding sequence TTGAGGTTTCTTGCCCATGTCAGGGTCATGCCTAAGGCCGAGGTGGCGGACCCCCAGGGAAACGCCGTGTGCCATGCCTTGAACACGCTGGGCTACACAGGGGTCGGGGAGGTCAGGGCAGGCAAGTTCATGGAGGTCATCCTGGAGGCCAAGGAGCAAGAGGAGGCCAGGACCCAGGTGGCCGAGATGTGCCGGAAGATCCTCTCCAACCCCGTAATCGAGGAGTTTTCCTTCGAAATCAGGGCACTGGAACACCGGGGGTGA
- the purC gene encoding phosphoribosylaminoimidazolesuccinocarboxamide synthase, with the protein MERLEQMYEGKAKIVYATADPDLVVVEFKDSATAFDGKKKGTITGKGVVNARTSVVLFRLLEEEGIPTHLVKVLDEKTLLVKRLEIIPVEMVARNIVAGSLSKRLGMPEGEPLPHPVLEHYLKSDELGDPMINRYHIKALGLASGEEMDQMESLSQRINTILSGYLRERDLILVDFKLEFGRHHGQVLLGDEISPDTCRFWDAGTGERLDKDRFRRDLGGVEEAYQEALARIEGRPRS; encoded by the coding sequence TTGGAAAGGCTTGAACAGATGTACGAGGGGAAGGCCAAGATCGTCTACGCCACAGCCGATCCAGACCTCGTAGTCGTCGAGTTCAAGGACAGCGCCACGGCATTTGACGGGAAGAAGAAAGGAACCATTACCGGCAAGGGTGTGGTCAATGCCAGGACCTCGGTGGTGCTCTTCAGGCTCCTGGAGGAGGAAGGCATTCCCACTCACCTCGTGAAGGTGCTGGACGAGAAGACACTCCTGGTGAAACGATTGGAGATCATTCCTGTTGAGATGGTGGCCCGGAACATCGTGGCCGGGAGCCTCTCCAAGAGGCTGGGGATGCCAGAGGGCGAGCCCCTCCCCCACCCCGTCCTGGAACACTACCTTAAGAGCGACGAGCTGGGAGACCCAATGATCAACCGGTACCACATCAAGGCCTTGGGGCTGGCGTCCGGTGAGGAGATGGACCAGATGGAGTCCTTGTCCCAGAGGATCAACACCATCCTTAGCGGCTATCTCAGGGAACGGGACCTCATCCTGGTGGATTTCAAACTGGAGTTCGGCCGCCACCATGGCCAGGTGCTGCTGGGTGATGAGATATCACCCGACACCTGCCGGTTCTGGGATGCCGGCACCGGGGAGCGCCTGGACAAGGATCGCTTCAGGAGAGACCTGGGGGGAGTGGAAGAGGCCTACCAGGAGGCTCTTGCCAGGATCGAAGGGAGGCCCAGGTCTTGA